A genomic window from Fibrobacterota bacterium includes:
- a CDS encoding NarK family nitrate/nitrite MFS transporter — protein sequence MGQTITRWEPENEAFWNQAGKAVARRNLLVSIPALFLAFAVWMVWSVVTTRLNSVGFSFTTGQLFWLTALPALSGATLRIFYSFLVPVFGGRRWTALSTASLLFPALWMGVAVQDSTTPYWQFVLIALLCGLGGGNFASSMSNISFFYPKKKAGAALGLNAGFGNLGVSGMQFLVPMALGAGLFGTLAGAPATTAEGKTLWLQNAGFLWVVPVALVAVLAWFLMDDLATAKASVTDQLVIFRRKNTWIMSWIYLATFGSFIGYSAAFPMLIKTQFPEINALKLAFLGPLVGAVSRPVGGWVSDKLGGARVTLVNFVVMGAAVLGAIHFLPEGGQGGSFPGFFAMFLLLFFTTGIGNGSTFRMIPVMFRGFHEGNMPLGASPSDRDQATRQAGKESAAVIGFTSAIGAYGGFLIPLGFGSALKATGSANGALFSFLAFYATCIVATWWWYARKNAESPC from the coding sequence ACAGACGATCACGCGTTGGGAACCCGAGAACGAGGCCTTCTGGAATCAGGCAGGAAAGGCCGTAGCCCGGCGGAACCTGCTGGTGAGCATTCCCGCTCTCTTTTTAGCCTTCGCGGTCTGGATGGTCTGGAGTGTGGTGACCACGCGGCTCAATTCGGTGGGCTTCTCCTTCACCACTGGTCAATTGTTTTGGCTGACCGCCCTTCCGGCCTTGTCCGGGGCGACCCTTCGAATCTTCTACAGCTTCCTGGTGCCGGTCTTCGGTGGGCGCCGCTGGACGGCACTCTCCACGGCATCCTTGCTTTTCCCAGCCTTGTGGATGGGCGTGGCTGTCCAGGATTCAACCACTCCGTATTGGCAATTCGTGCTGATCGCGCTTCTGTGTGGGTTGGGTGGTGGCAATTTCGCGAGCTCCATGTCCAACATCTCCTTTTTCTATCCCAAGAAGAAGGCCGGAGCGGCCCTGGGACTCAATGCCGGATTCGGGAACCTCGGCGTCAGTGGCATGCAGTTTCTGGTTCCGATGGCGCTCGGCGCGGGACTGTTCGGCACGTTGGCCGGTGCGCCCGCGACCACAGCCGAGGGCAAGACCTTGTGGTTGCAAAACGCGGGGTTCCTGTGGGTGGTTCCGGTGGCGCTCGTAGCCGTTCTCGCCTGGTTTCTGATGGACGATCTTGCCACGGCCAAGGCCAGCGTCACCGATCAACTGGTCATTTTCCGTCGCAAGAATACCTGGATCATGAGCTGGATCTATCTGGCCACCTTCGGGAGTTTCATCGGGTATTCCGCCGCCTTCCCCATGTTGATCAAGACCCAGTTTCCCGAAATCAACGCGCTCAAGCTGGCGTTCTTGGGGCCACTGGTCGGCGCCGTGAGTCGGCCCGTCGGCGGATGGGTCTCGGATAAGCTTGGTGGAGCGCGGGTCACCCTTGTCAACTTCGTCGTGATGGGCGCTGCGGTCCTGGGAGCGATCCACTTCCTCCCCGAAGGCGGGCAGGGCGGCAGCTTCCCCGGATTCTTCGCCATGTTCCTCTTGTTGTTTTTCACCACCGGGATCGGCAATGGATCCACCTTCCGCATGATCCCCGTGATGTTCCGTGGTTTCCACGAAGGGAACATGCCGTTGGGCGCAAGTCCGTCCGATCGCGACCAGGCAACGCGCCAGGCGGGCAAGGAGTCGGCTGCCGTGATCGGATTCACTTCGGCGATCGGCGCCTACGGAGGATTCCTGATCCCCCTTGGTTTCGGATCGGCGCTCAAGGCCACGGGATCGGCCAACGGCGCATTATTTTCCTTCCTGGCGTTCTACGCGACTTGCATCGTGGCCACCTGGTGGTGGTATGCTCGCAAGAACGCCGAATCTCCCTGCTGA